The Bacteroidota bacterium genome includes the window CAACCGTATTAATTAAAAAGAAAAACAACAGGGGCAAGAGCAGGAAAAACCTATTAACACGCATAAAATAAAAATATCTACTAAAGTATTGATTTAATCTCTCTCAAACAAATTACAATGAATTCAATTGATTTAAGAAGCGATACCGTTACAAAACCAGGAAAAGCAATGCTTGAGGCCATGTTTAATGCACGGGTTGGAGATGATGTTTTTGAAGAAGATGAAGCAGTAAATCAATTGGAACAACAATCAGCGCAAATGTTTGGCATGGAAGCTGGGCTATTTTGCCCCTCTGGAACAATGACCAATCAAATTGGAATAAAAATATTAACACAACCAGGCGATGAAGTAATTTGCGATGCGCTCTCCCACATTTATAATTATGAGGGTGGAGGAATTTCTTTTAACTCCTCGGCTTCGGTAAAACTTATCCATAGCTTTAATGGTATTTTCAATGCAGAAAATGTTATTGATAACATAAATCCTGATAATGTTCATTATCCAAAATCCTCATTAGTTAGCATTGAAAACACAAGCAATCGTGGAGGAGGCTGTTGTTGGAACATTGAAAATGTTAGGCAGATTGCTGAAGTTTGCAAACAAAACAAATTGTATTTTCATTTGGATGGCGCCCGTATTTTTAATGCACTTGCCCATACTGGAGAATCGGCTAAAGACTATGGAAAATTATTTGATACAATATCAGTGTGTCTATCAAAGGGATTAGGAGCTCCTGCAGGTTCTGTATTGCTTGCTAACAAAGAATTAATTAAAAAAGCGCGAAGAATTAGAAAAGTTTTGGGTGGAGGAATGCGACAAGCAGGCTATTTGGCTGCTGCCGGAACATTTGCTTTAGACAATAACATTGAAAGATTAAAGCAAGACCATTTAAAAGCAAAAATTCTTGAACAATGCATAAAAGCGCTTCCTTTTGTTGAGGAGGTATTTCCAGTACAGACAAACATTGTTGTATTCAAGTTAATTGATGCTTTTAAAACTGATTCATTTATTGATAAACTTGGCAAAAAAGGGATTAAAGTGGTGGCATTCGGAAAACAAACTATCCGAATGGTTACTCATTTAGATATTAATGATTCTGAAATAGATAGAACTATTACGGAATTAAAGAAATTG containing:
- a CDS encoding aminotransferase class I/II-fold pyridoxal phosphate-dependent enzyme; the protein is MNSIDLRSDTVTKPGKAMLEAMFNARVGDDVFEEDEAVNQLEQQSAQMFGMEAGLFCPSGTMTNQIGIKILTQPGDEVICDALSHIYNYEGGGISFNSSASVKLIHSFNGIFNAENVIDNINPDNVHYPKSSLVSIENTSNRGGGCCWNIENVRQIAEVCKQNKLYFHLDGARIFNALAHTGESAKDYGKLFDTISVCLSKGLGAPAGSVLLANKELIKKARRIRKVLGGGMRQAGYLAAAGTFALDNNIERLKQDHLKAKILEQCIKALPFVEEVFPVQTNIVVFKLIDAFKTDSFIDKLGKKGIKVVAFGKQTIRMVTHLDINDSEIDRTITELKKLEIN